GAAAGTACAGCTTAGTGGCTACTACGAACGCGTCACGATTGCGTTGGTGCAGGAAGTCGCCGAGTATCGTCTCGCCCGCCCCTTTGCCGTAGGTGTCTGCCGTATCCAGAAAGTTGATGCCCGCCTCATGCGCGGCAGAGAGGATTTCGATCGCCTCGGACTCGCAAACAGACACACCCAGCGTATTCCAATTGCCCAGACCAATAACGCTGATTTTGAGGCCGGATCTCCCTAAGCTTCTGTATCGCATGCCAGAATCTCTCGCGTATTGGCGACGATCTCGGTTCCTTGAACTGTCGAGATAAAGTCCCTGCGTTGGCTCGCCGTCAGGGTACATCCGCGACCTTAGGCCGCCCTGCGCCCCGTGGTCGCTCCGGTTACGAATCGAGTAATGTGATCTACAACGTCCAACTGATCGACGGCGGACAAGTCGAAATAGAACGGCAACCGCAACAGCCGGCCGGCCATTTCCTCGGTGATCGGCAGGTCACCGGCCCGGTAGCCGAATCTGGCACCCATTGGCGACAAGTGTAGCGGCACGTAATGAAACGCCGTCATGATCCCCTCTTGCTTCAAGCTGGCCATCAACGCGTCGCGCTGGTGGACGTCGGGCAAAAGGACGTAGAACATGTGATAGTTGCTTTGGCACACCTCGGGCACGCTGGCAAGCTCGAGCAAATTCATTTGTTCAAGCGGCTTGAGCAACCGCGAATAATTTTGAAACAGTGCTTCGCGTCGCTCGGAGACCGGCTCGAGCATTTCCAGCTGTGCCAGCAAGAATGCCGAGCACAACTCGCTAGGAACGTGCGAAGAACCTACGTCGACCCAGGTGTATTTGTCGACCATGCCGCGAAAGAAGCGGCTGCGATTAGTACCCTTCTCGCGAATGATTTCGGCGCGTTCGACCAGGTCGCTGTCGTTCACGCACAGGGCGCCTCCTTCTCCGCAAACGTAATTCTTCGTCTCGTGGAAGCTATAGGTGCCGAGATGGCCGATCGAGCCCAGGGCTTGCCCCTCGTAGCTGGCATTGACTCCCTGGGCGGCGTCTTCGACGACCAGCAAGTTATGTTTTTCGGCGAGCTCCATAATGCGGTTCATCTCACAGCTCACACCTGCGTAATGCACCGGAAAAATCGCTTTCGTGCGCGGGGTGATCGCGTTCTCGATCAATTCCTCGTCGATGTTCAACGTGTCTCGCCGGATGTCGACAAAGATCGGCTTTGCGCCAAGCCGGACAAATGCGTTGGCCGTCGAGACAAATGTATACGAAGGGAGGATTACCTCGTCGCCCTCGTGCAAGTCACAGAGACTGGCCGCCATCTCCAATGCAGCCGTACATGAGGGAGTCATCAGGACCCGGTTAACGTCGAATTGTTCCTCAAGCAGCCGCGCGCACTGCGATGTGAACTGTCCGTCACCACCGATCTTTCCGTTCACGATCGATTGAGCGACGTAATACAGTTCCTTGCCCGAGATAAACGGCTTGTTGAACGGAACGCGGGGAACCATGCGATTTGACTCCGCCTCTACCGCAATACTGGACCGCTGCGTGTGGTCGATTAGCTGCCGAACTCGCCAATCCCTTGGTACGCGGCCATGCGCACGCAGGGGTACAAGTCTTTATCGCGTCGCGAGGGTGTCGAACTTGCGGATTAGTCAAACCTTTCCGGCAAGACTCGCAGGCGATCAAGAAAAGTGGCTTGCTCGCAAATGAAACGCACAAATGAAGTGCGCGCGTGACACTAGCCAGCATGCTAGCGTCGCAATGCTGTCTTTGCCTCTGCGGATTCCGCGGTCGTCTCATAGTCAGCACGCGGCTCGAAGCGGCCGGCCAGATCGAATGCATGACCGCCATTGCGCGCCGCAAGGAAATCCATTTCGACGCCACAATGCTGCCGAGCAAATTCGCGCAGCAGCGTGTGGGACGTCGAGTCCCCCAAGAGGCAAACGTCGCGCCGCTCGTGAAGGGCGCGGACAGGACTATGAATCGCGAACTTGCGCTTCATCGCCATCGAAATGGGCGTTCCTTGCGGCCAGCCGATCAGCAGCAGGTGCAGGTCGTCGAGCGACGTCAGGCTGTCGAAAGGGGATAGTGCCTGAAGCGGAAAATCGGTCGGCCACAGGATGAAGAGCTGGTCATGACGAGGTTGCAAGTCAGCCAAGAATTGGTACAGTTCGCCGCGCAATGCCTGGTTCTTGGCGCTGACACGCCATTGCCGGTTGGCGGCTATGCCGATGCCAACCGACGCCATGATTAATATCGCGTGTACCAGTGTCGGCCGCAGTAACGCGCGTGCGGCGCGCCGATGCCAAGCGAATGGTGAAAAGAAGCAGCGTACCGCGAGGGCGGGCCAACGGCGATGTGGCCACTTTACGCCGTCTCCACAAATCAGCAGCAAGAGTGCTAGCGGAAACGTCAACGCGGGAAAGTAAACCCGGCTCGGCGGTGTCTTGTTGAAAATGGCCACTGCGGCTACCAAGGCTAATCCTGCTGCAAGCGTGCCGGCCAGGGCCACGCAGTTTTGTTTTGAGCGCGTGGCGCCCCATAACGCCAGTGGCAGCACC
This genomic window from Pirellulales bacterium contains:
- the rffA gene encoding dTDP-4-amino-4,6-dideoxygalactose transaminase; translated protein: MVPRVPFNKPFISGKELYYVAQSIVNGKIGGDGQFTSQCARLLEEQFDVNRVLMTPSCTAALEMAASLCDLHEGDEVILPSYTFVSTANAFVRLGAKPIFVDIRRDTLNIDEELIENAITPRTKAIFPVHYAGVSCEMNRIMELAEKHNLLVVEDAAQGVNASYEGQALGSIGHLGTYSFHETKNYVCGEGGALCVNDSDLVERAEIIREKGTNRSRFFRGMVDKYTWVDVGSSHVPSELCSAFLLAQLEMLEPVSERREALFQNYSRLLKPLEQMNLLELASVPEVCQSNYHMFYVLLPDVHQRDALMASLKQEGIMTAFHYVPLHLSPMGARFGYRAGDLPITEEMAGRLLRLPFYFDLSAVDQLDVVDHITRFVTGATTGRRAA